Within the Bradyrhizobium ottawaense genome, the region GCATATGCGATAAATGCGAGTGTCAGCCAACCAATAATGCTCGATATCTGCCTAATCATCGAAGATAACTAGACTAAAATCACAGAGATCTCAACGCCTGCTTCTCTTCCAATACCCGGCGGCGTGACCTCGAAACATGCCTTAACCCAATTCCCCCCAAAATCGATCCGTTCGCAAAGACGGTCCCGATCGACGGATATCACTCGTCCAGAATCCAGATTCCCTTGGCATTTAGTGCTTCGATCAGCCGCTCAATATCTGCCTGGTTCGCTGTGGGCGGCACCAATTCGTCGATCTGCACAAATGTAATTTGCCCACTTTCCTGGGCGAGAATAACCATCTTTCGAACGATTTCCGACCAATCCATCTGCTCCCCTTGGACGAGGCAACCGAATTAAAGCGGCGGTCAGCAACAGTATTATCGGTGACACGAAGTTGAGGTCGCTTCCGCCACCCCGTCAATCTAAAGTCAATTGTGGCTGTCCCTACGATACGCGAAAGCTCGAGAGAATTACAGGGGCGGGCTGGAGTTTAATGACCGAGGCCGGAGCGTGCCCACAAGCGCTGCTCACGTTGCTGGGCGCAGACCAATCCGGCAGTGAATGCTGCCTGAGCGCCTTTCACGACTGCATAACATTCTTCGAACGGTTTATTTTCGTATGATGATATTGGCGCGTCTGGAGGTGGTTCTCGAATCTGCTTTCAACCTGCTCTATTGCGAGAGCTTCTTGTAAATCCATCGGCGGCCATCATGACGGCGCCAAACGCGACCCCAAGCTAGTCGCCCCGTAATCGTCCGCCGCGGCATGAGAACAGTCCAGACGTGCCAAGTGGTTGCCCATTCCGGCTTGGATCCGTTTACGATACGCAGCACGTCGTCCTGGCCAAAACTCATCTTCGATTCCACTAATCAGGCAAAACCGCAAAGCGTAATATGATCGTCTGACGGCCGTGCTGGGGCAGCGCCGTGCCGAGAAATTGTCTGTGACCTATCTTATCGTGTCGACCTGCCGTCGCCACCACTCTCGAATGTTAAGCTAAAGCGTTAAGCCTACCGGGCGGCCAGCTATGTCCGTCGAGAGAATGCAAGTTCTTCTGAGAAGAACAAGACGTTTGGTTAAAGGTCGAGACGGTCGGGCCTGTAACAAGCAGGCAGTGCAAGATCGATCGAGAAACAGCATGGACAAGTTGGCTGCAGGGCGGGCCAAATTGGACTGTTTTGAACTTGCCAAATCACCGCTTCGGAGAAAGCAGTTTCGGGACATCAAGCGAGTCTAGGTCCCTAAAAGCAGGCAGCGCGTCAGAGCTTTGTCTGATTCACAATGATAAGTCGGAAAATTGAGAAGAAGCCGCTTTTGAGCGGCTTCTTCTCTTTCGAGATCGGCTTGCGATTTCCCAGATGGCTTAAGCTGCTGCCTTGGATGGGCGGATTCGAAAATCTTCGATTCGCTTTCCCGACTTTAGCTGCGTGCTTAGCCAGCGCGGCCGTTTACCGCGTCCCGCCCACGTCTGTGTCGGTTCTTTTGGATTCCTGAATTTTGGAATAACCGGTGGGTATGGTCTTCGCTCAGGTGCGGGGGTTGACTGCTCTGGATGCGCCTTCCTGAGTGCATTCAGGCGCAGTTCAAGCATTTGCGTCTCTGCAGCCAACTTCTGCGCCAATTTTGCAGCGATGCTTTCGTGAAGCAACCACAGTCGGTCGGTTGATAGTGATTTAAGGTAAGCCTGCTTCATGAAGATCCCCAATCATGATTGCGAATGGAGCTGTCATGAAATATGTGCGGAGTGGTCAAATAAGGCCTCCGATGTGCAAATTTGAAGGCAGAATGTGGCGAGCATTGGTTTTGCGCGTTGCGTCGTTTTCCGACGCGGGGCGCTCTATGCGTCCAGCTGGTCGGTATCGCTACACCGGCGACTGCTCGCAGACTGTAGCCTGAAGGCGCAACTGTTTTTCAAGCATTTTGGAAACGGGTTTAATCCGTAATCCAGGGTCCGGTCCGCTTCTTCAAGTGCCGTTCAAAACACCACATGAAGCCAGCAAGCGTGACAAAGACGATAGCAAAAGCAAAGAACCAGAGCATACTGACCTCTTACCGGTCGTAAAGGCGCAGATCCGCCAAGCAGATGACCGTCCGAGATGTTGTCGCGGCCGACGCAGCGGGCGTCGCGGAACCTCCCGGCGCAAGAGAGGTAACGAATAACGGCTCCAAGGCCACAGGATTCGCACGTTAAGCTTGACGTGGCCGCAGGCCACTTCGAATCTGCAAGTTGATTGCCTGCGATGCACGTCAGATCGGCTACCCTAACCAAGGCGGGCCGCCTTCACGAGGGAAGCGACCTGAAGTTTGTCTTCATCGCGAACCATCGGGCCAGCGGCGCGACCATGCTATGCGATGGAGGTCCCGGTCTGTTTCCATGCCTGCCCGATCGCTCCGCGCCAGATCCCGAAGCGATGAAGCGGTTTGCCACGTCGACTTGATCGAACTTAGTCGCTATCCGCTACGTCCAGGCTTACTGCTTGCGATGACCGCAGCGCTGACGTGCGATCAACGCCAGGTCATCGAAACGTTGCTCGCAAAACCTGAGCGGGCCAGCAGCCGCGCCGCAGCTAATGCAGTCCCGCGCGGCGAAAACCTTCCAGATAATGCTCGCGATCGGCGTCAAGCTTCCACGGCAGTTGGGTCGCGATCCAGGCCAGCGAAATATTCGGCTGGGTCCGGCGCAATTCCGCCAACGCCGCCTTGGCGACGTCGATCTGACCGGCCATGCCGGCCGCGACCGTCAGCACGCGGTAGGCGCCGGTGAGATCGCCACGTTGCCGGGTCGCCTCACGCGCCAGCGTCATCGCTTCACTATAATTCTTTCCGACGAACTGGGCGTAGGCAGCGACGCCGTGATAGATCGCCGAAGACGGGTCGCGCGGGCTCTGGCGAATGGCGCGTTGCGCGGCGGCATAGGCGTCCTGCCAGCGACCGCTATAGCACAGCGCCAAAGCGTAGTAGCCTTGCGCCAGCGAGAAATTGGGGTTGAGCTGCAGCGCCCGTTCAAACTCGGACAGCGAATCGTCGAGCCGCCGGGTCGAGAAATAGACGCTGCCGAGCGCGGTATGCGCCCAGGCGTCCTCGCTGTCGGCCGAGACGGCCGCCAACGCCGCCCGCTCGGCGGTGGGCGCGGCGGATGCGATATCGGTCCATCCCAGATGCACGCCGAACATCTGGTTGGTCGCGATCAAGGCCTGCGCCTGACCGTAGTTCGGATCGATCGCGATCGCGTTTTCCAGCAAGGCCTGCGCGGCGGCACTGTCCGTTCGCGTTACCCGCCAGTGATGCGACAGCGCCCGCATCACCAGATCCCAGGCGTCCACGTTGTTCGGGGGCTTGCGCCGGCTGCGAAAATTTTCCGCGGCATAGATCTGCGGCTCGATCGCCATCACGATGGCGTCGGTGATCTCGTCCTGCACGGCAAACACGTCGGTCAGGTTGCGGTCGTAATGCTCCGCCCAGATGTGGCTGCCGGTCGCGGTGTCGTTGAGCTGCGCGGTGATGCGTACCCGATCGCCGCTCTTTCGCACGCTGCCCTCGACGACGTAGCGCACGCCGAGTTCGGCGGCGATCTGCCGCATGTGCACCGCCTTGCCCTTGTAGGTGAACGACGAGTTGCGCGCGATCACGAAGAACCAGCGCAATTTCGACAGCGCGGTGATGATGTCCTCGCTGATGCCGTCGGAAAAATATTCCTGTTCCTGGTCGTCGCTCATGTTGTCGAACGGTAGTACGGCGATCGCCGGCCGGTCCGGCAGCGCTAACACCGGCCGCGGCTGTGCGGCGCCTTCCTGCAGTGCGGCGGCGGGCGGACCGCCGTCCGAATGCTTGTTCACGGCGCCGACGAAGCGAAGGCCCTTGCGTGGAAAGGTCCGGATCAGCTTCTGCTCCTTGCCGTTGTCGCCGACGGCGTTTCGGGCGGCGTTGATGCGGCTGTCGAGCGTCGAATCCGACACGATCCGGCCGCCCCACACCAGCGCAATGAGATCGTCCCTGCTGACGACCTGATCGCGGTGTTTCAAGAGATGGACGAGCAGATCGAACACCTGCGGCTGCGTCGCGACCAGCTCGCTGCCGCGCCGCAACTCGCGACGGCTGGTATCGAGGGTGTGATTATCAAAGCTGAATGTCACGTGCGTCATCGTATCTTTCTCAGGAAATAATCAAGTCAACCTCAAGCAACAGGCAAAGTCTTCCGGTCGTGTATCCCGCATAAACCGGGAGTTGCGATCCAATTGCCTGCAGCGGAGACATTTTTATGGCCGAAATCCACGCTCTTGGCCCGGCGGCGCCGGGAAATCGAATGCTCAAATTGACTGCATTTCTATTCGGCGCTGTGGCCTATCTCACATTTCTCTTCACGATTCTGTACGCCATCGGCTTCGTCGCGGGCCTTGTCGTGCCGAAAGCCATCGATACCGGCGCGAAATCGACCGTATTTGAAGCGCTCGCGATCAACCTCGCGCTGATGTCGTTGTTTGCCGTCCAACACAGCGTGATGGCGCGCAAATCCTTTAAACAATGGTGGACGCGGTTTATTCCCAAGCCGGTCGAGCGCAGCACCTATGTGCTGCTCGCAAGCCTGACGCTGCTCCTGCTGTTCTGGCAGTGGCGTCCGATGCCGGCGGTGATCTGGCACGTCGAGGAGCCGGAAATGGCCGCGGTGATTAGCGGATTGTCGTTCGTCGGCTGGGTGATCGTTTTCACCAGCACCTTCCTGATCAATCACTTCGAATTGTTCGGATTGCATCAGGTTGCCAACCATCTTGCCGGGCGGGAGATGTCGCCGCCGGTGTTCCGGACGCCGCTGCTCTACAATTTCGTGCGGCATCCGATTTACCTCGGCTTCATCATCGCGTTCTGGGCGGCGCCGACGATGACCGCGGGACACCTGCTGTTTGCGGCGGTGACCACGGCCTACATCTTCGTCGGAATTCTGCTAGAAGAACGCGATCTCACCGCGATGTTCGGTGACGACTACCGCCGTTACCGGGAGCGGGTTTCGATGCTGCTGCCGTGGCGGAAACTGATCTGAAAGGCTCTCAAATTGTCCCTAGGGAGATATGAAATCATGAAACATACTGGAAGCTGCTTTTGCGGCGCGGTCGAAGTGCAGGTCTCCGGTTCGCCGGAAGGCATGGGCTACTGCCACTGCCAGTCGTGCCGGTCGTGGTCCGGCGGGCCTGTGAATGCCTTTACCCTGTGGAAGCCGGAAGCGGTGCAGGTTACGTCCGGCGCGCAGCACGTTGCGACGTTCGAGAAGACGTCGATGAGTCAGCGCAAGTACTGCGCGAAGTGCGGCGGTCATCTGATGACCAATCATCCGACGCTCGGACTGGTCGACGTATTCGCGGCCACGCTTCCGACGCTGGCCTTTACGCCCGGCGTCCACGTCAATTATGCCGAGACGGTGCTGCCGATGCGCGACGGTCTGCCTAAACTGAAGGATTTTCCTGCAGAGCTTGGTGGCTCCGGCGAAATGGTTACCGAATAGGACCGGGTTCGCCGGCAACGGCGCGGCGAGCATTGACCGCTGCGCACTTATCGACGATCCGCACCGCCCGACTGCCTGGATAGACCCAGGGGTCGGGCGGCGGTGTTTTGGAGCGAACCTCACGGTTTGGCCCGGCGGCTGGCTGGGGCGGAGCGGTAAGTCGCGCGCCCGGTTTCGAGAGCTATGTCAGCGGCAACTCCCGCCCTGCAAAATCGGGGTTTGGCGTTGTCCGCAGGCTTCCGCTAAAAGGCCGGGAAGCCGTATTTGCGGCGCTGGCCGCCAGTTTCGCCATGCAAAACAATAAGAGGAAATGCCCGAAATGACTGCAGGACCGCAATTGCCCGAGCGAACGCCGCGCGCAAAGGGCGAACCGACCGCCCTGGATGGTCTGCTGGTCGTCGACTTTACCCGCGTCGTTGCCGGTCCGGCCTGTACGCAAACGCTGGCCGATTTTGGCGCTGAGGTGATCAAGATCGAAAACCCGGACGGGGGCGACGATACCCGCCACTACGAGCACGCGGAAATCGGCGGCGAGAGCGCGGCCTTTATCAGTCTCAATCGCAACAAGCGCGGCATTGCGCTCGATTTCACCAACCCGGCAGCGCTGGAGCTGGCGCGCCAGCTGATCGCGAAAGCCGATGTGGTGGTGGAGAATTTCTCCGGCGGCGTGATGAAGAAATACGGGCTCGACTACGCCTCGGTTGCGCCGACCAATCCGCGCCTGATCTATTGCTCGATCTCGGCCTATGGCCGCAAAGGCGAGTTCGCCCTGCGCCCGGGCTTCGACCCGATCACGCAAGCCGAAAGCGGCTTCATGTCGCTCAATGGCTTTCCGGATGGTGAGCCGGTCCGTACCGGATCGCCGATCGTCGACATGGCGACCGGCATGTCGGCCTGCAACGCGATCCTGCTGGCGTTGATTGCCCGCGACCGGCTCGGCCGTGGCCAGCAGGTCGAGGTCGCACTGATCGACACCGCCGTGGCGTTGACCGGTTTTTACGGCATGGCCTATCTGATCAGCGGCGAAAACCCGGGCCGTTTCGGCAATTCGCCGAACGGCTCGCCCACCGTTGGCGTTTACCAGGCATCCGACGGGCCGCTCTACATGGCCTGCGCCAATGATCGGCTCTACCGCCGTCTGGTGACGGACGTGCTCGATCGCCCCGACCTCGTCACCGATCCGGAATTCGCCCATCGGAAGAACCGAACCGCCAACAGGGAAAAGCTGCGGGGCATCATTGCCGGCATTTTTGCCAGCGACACGCTCGAGCACTGGATGGCGAAGATGAAAAAGGCCAACATTCCCGTCGGCTATCTCCGGACCGTGGAACAAGGCTTCAACTCGCCGGAAGTGCGCGGTCGCGATCGCCTCAGCCAGATCCCGCATCCGACCGCGGGTTCGGTGCCGAACATCGAGACGCCGCTGCATATGAGCTTGACGCCGTCGATCGATCCCGTGGCAGCGCCGCTGCTCGGTGAGCACACCAGGGAAGTGCTGCGCAACACCCTCGGCTACGACGACCGCAGTATCGCTGCTTTGGCCGAGGCGGGGGCTTTCGGCAAGGCCGGAAATACCGACTGAGCAGAAGCGATTTGCAGGCGAGGTAGGGGCAGTCAGACTCCGCCGAGCCTGCGCAACCATATTTTTTCCCGTTGAAGGGCGGCCGCGGTGCGGGGGGCGCGCGGTCACGAAGTTCCCTTGTGTTAGTCCTTAAAATGCGCCGAACTCTGACGTTTTTGGCCACAATCGAAATCGACGCTGGCGCCATGAAAACGCTGGCCTTCATCACGGTTCTTGCGCTGCTCACGATTTCCGGGGCGGCCTATACCGACCAGCTTTTCATGACCGATCAGCGCACGACACAAGGGGCGAACTGAATTCGCGCCTGAAGCACCTTGGGGACGACATTCATGCTTTCGATTGACCAATTTCTGCGGTTCATCAGCGTACCGGCCGTGATGGCGGCCTTCCTGATCGCTTCCCAGGTTTCGGGAGCGGGAATTTTCCACTCCTCGCCGATGCACTTCGCCAGCGAATAGCAGCCCTTCGTTCTCGCACCGGAATAACCCGTTCAAAGCAGTAGCTTTTCCCGTTTCTGCGGCTAATGTGCCGCCAAAACGGGAGAGAAACAGCATGAACGACGGGACCCCCATCCGGCCGACGAGAAATGTCGAGCTCGGTGCCAGTGGCGAAGAATTCCAGAACCTCCACGAATTCGTCAACAAGGCGCGCGCCCGGCTGAACCAGAACGCCTGGGACTACATCGTCGGCGCCTCGGAGACCGAGACGACCATGCGGCGCAACCGGATGGCGCTCGACGAGATCGCGTTCCGGCCGCGGGTTCTGCGCAATGTTGCCAAGGTCGACGCTTCCACTGAGGTCTTCGGCCGCAAATTGCGCATCCCGGTCATGATTGCGCCGGTCGGTGCTCTGGAAATCTTCGATCCTGCCTCTGGCGCCGCCGTGGCGCGCGGAGCCGGTCATTTCGGCGCCGCCCATATGCTGAGTTCAGTTTCCGAGCCGGGACTTGAGGCGACCGCAAAGGCTGCGCCCGACGCGTTGCGCATCTACCAGCTTTATGTCCGCGGCGACGATGCCTTTGTCGAGGACGTCGTCAGCCGCACCATCGAAAATGGTTATGCGGCGTTCTGCCTGACCGTCGACACCGCGCATTACAGCCGGCGCGAACGCGATATCGCCAAGCGCTATGTCCGCGAAAGCCGGATCCGCGCCACCGGCGGCGATTTCCAGAAGGGACTGGAATGGCGCACCGTCAAGCTGATCAAGGACAAGTATAAAATCCCGCTCGTGCTCAAGGGCATTGCCACCGCGGAGGATGCGAAGATCGCGGTCGATCACGGCGTGGACTGGATTTATGTGTCGAACCATGGCGGACGCCAGCTCGACCACGGCCGCGGTTCGATGCATGTTCTGCCGGAAATCGTCGACGCCGTCGCCGGCCGCGCCAAGATCATGGTCGATGGTTCGATCTGCCGCGGTACCGACATTGTAAAGGCGATCGCCTCCGGTGCCGATCTAGTCGGCATCGGCCGCCTGCAGTGCTGGGCGCTCGCTGCCGCCGGCGAGGCCGGCATCGTGCGAATGCTGGAGCTGCTGGAAGATGAAATGATCCGGTGCCTCGGGTTGCTCGGCCTCACCAGCCTCGGTGAGCTGAACAAATCCTGCCTGCATGCGGCGACGCCGACCAATCCGCCTGATGTGCTCAGCGCTTTCCCGTTGCTGGATATCGAACCCTATCGGTACTGAGGACGGCAAGTACCGGAGATCGGTCGGGACGGTGGCTTCATGTGAAGCCGCCGCCTCTCAGGACGCCGAGCGGAATCCGGTCACTCCCGCCGTAATATCATGTGCGTACCAGAAGACGCCGCAGCGAAGACAAAATCTGATCCAAATGTTCCAATAGCTGAAGCGAATGGTGGACAATCCCTTCGCTGAACTCAGCCTTGAAAGAGCTATCGGACTTCGCTGGACGCTGCGAGACATTCAGGCCCGCCGGCTGAAGATGTCGCCCGTCAGCGACGAGGATCTGCGCGTCCTGACCGAGTTCGGCATGATCGAGGTTCGCGACGAGGGGCCGGTGCTGACAGAGGCAGGGACCGCCGTATTGAACGGGTAGCGGTCCGGTTCGCGCCCAAACAAACGACCGGCGCCCGGTTCTGATTCAATCTGAACCGAAAGGCCTCTAGCGTGCTTTCAGAAAGCTCTCCCCGGAGTCACAGGGCGCGCACCGATAGGTCAGCACGTCATAGGTCTGATCGCGCGGCTCGATCGTGGCCAGTCGCATCTGCGCGCCGCACTTGATGCACGGCATCTCTATGCTGGTCTGAAATCGCGTGCAGGTCGGTGTCGGTCGGAAAGCTTGCAGCATCCTATCTCCATGTCCCAAGAGAGACGTAACAAGAGACGCAACGCCACCGACAGTTGAGCCCTAGCCCCGAATCACTATGCCACACTGTTGACTC harbors:
- a CDS encoding RNA polymerase sigma factor region1.1 domain-containing protein, with product MDWSEIVRKMVILAQESGQITFVQIDELVPPTANQADIERLIEALNAKGIWILDE
- a CDS encoding H-NS family nucleoid-associated regulatory protein; amino-acid sequence: MKQAYLKSLSTDRLWLLHESIAAKLAQKLAAETQMLELRLNALRKAHPEQSTPAPERRPYPPVIPKFRNPKEPTQTWAGRGKRPRWLSTQLKSGKRIEDFRIRPSKAAA
- a CDS encoding winged helix-turn-helix domain-containing tetratricopeptide repeat protein produces the protein MTFSFDNHTLDTSRRELRRGSELVATQPQVFDLLVHLLKHRDQVVSRDDLIALVWGGRIVSDSTLDSRINAARNAVGDNGKEQKLIRTFPRKGLRFVGAVNKHSDGGPPAAALQEGAAQPRPVLALPDRPAIAVLPFDNMSDDQEQEYFSDGISEDIITALSKLRWFFVIARNSSFTYKGKAVHMRQIAAELGVRYVVEGSVRKSGDRVRITAQLNDTATGSHIWAEHYDRNLTDVFAVQDEITDAIVMAIEPQIYAAENFRSRRKPPNNVDAWDLVMRALSHHWRVTRTDSAAAQALLENAIAIDPNYGQAQALIATNQMFGVHLGWTDIASAAPTAERAALAAVSADSEDAWAHTALGSVYFSTRRLDDSLSEFERALQLNPNFSLAQGYYALALCYSGRWQDAYAAAQRAIRQSPRDPSSAIYHGVAAYAQFVGKNYSEAMTLAREATRQRGDLTGAYRVLTVAAGMAGQIDVAKAALAELRRTQPNISLAWIATQLPWKLDADREHYLEGFRRAGLH
- the mddA gene encoding methanethiol S-methyltransferase, with the protein product MLKLTAFLFGAVAYLTFLFTILYAIGFVAGLVVPKAIDTGAKSTVFEALAINLALMSLFAVQHSVMARKSFKQWWTRFIPKPVERSTYVLLASLTLLLLFWQWRPMPAVIWHVEEPEMAAVISGLSFVGWVIVFTSTFLINHFELFGLHQVANHLAGREMSPPVFRTPLLYNFVRHPIYLGFIIAFWAAPTMTAGHLLFAAVTTAYIFVGILLEERDLTAMFGDDYRRYRERVSMLLPWRKLI
- a CDS encoding GFA family protein produces the protein MKHTGSCFCGAVEVQVSGSPEGMGYCHCQSCRSWSGGPVNAFTLWKPEAVQVTSGAQHVATFEKTSMSQRKYCAKCGGHLMTNHPTLGLVDVFAATLPTLAFTPGVHVNYAETVLPMRDGLPKLKDFPAELGGSGEMVTE
- a CDS encoding CaiB/BaiF CoA transferase family protein; amino-acid sequence: MTAGPQLPERTPRAKGEPTALDGLLVVDFTRVVAGPACTQTLADFGAEVIKIENPDGGDDTRHYEHAEIGGESAAFISLNRNKRGIALDFTNPAALELARQLIAKADVVVENFSGGVMKKYGLDYASVAPTNPRLIYCSISAYGRKGEFALRPGFDPITQAESGFMSLNGFPDGEPVRTGSPIVDMATGMSACNAILLALIARDRLGRGQQVEVALIDTAVALTGFYGMAYLISGENPGRFGNSPNGSPTVGVYQASDGPLYMACANDRLYRRLVTDVLDRPDLVTDPEFAHRKNRTANREKLRGIIAGIFASDTLEHWMAKMKKANIPVGYLRTVEQGFNSPEVRGRDRLSQIPHPTAGSVPNIETPLHMSLTPSIDPVAAPLLGEHTREVLRNTLGYDDRSIAALAEAGAFGKAGNTD
- a CDS encoding alpha-hydroxy acid oxidase — translated: MNDGTPIRPTRNVELGASGEEFQNLHEFVNKARARLNQNAWDYIVGASETETTMRRNRMALDEIAFRPRVLRNVAKVDASTEVFGRKLRIPVMIAPVGALEIFDPASGAAVARGAGHFGAAHMLSSVSEPGLEATAKAAPDALRIYQLYVRGDDAFVEDVVSRTIENGYAAFCLTVDTAHYSRRERDIAKRYVRESRIRATGGDFQKGLEWRTVKLIKDKYKIPLVLKGIATAEDAKIAVDHGVDWIYVSNHGGRQLDHGRGSMHVLPEIVDAVAGRAKIMVDGSICRGTDIVKAIASGADLVGIGRLQCWALAAAGEAGIVRMLELLEDEMIRCLGLLGLTSLGELNKSCLHAATPTNPPDVLSAFPLLDIEPYRY